A window of the Fusarium poae strain DAOMC 252244 chromosome 3, whole genome shotgun sequence genome harbors these coding sequences:
- the INDA1_4 gene encoding Amino-acid permease inda1 (TransMembrane:12 (i73-93o105-127i148-173o179-201i213-232o257-277i298-317o352-373i394-414o426-447i468-495o507-528i)) has translation MEKSSSDNPTNVGQEKGNTVTEQSGDVQTGGGFAFQEESYWTRNGLTLESFQRRKDTTNVELDRRMKPRHLQMIAIGGSIGAGFFVGSGKALYNGGPGSVLIDFLLIGAMIFNVVFALGELAVMYPVNGGFYIYSSRFIDPSWGFAMGWNYVAQWATVLPLELTVCAVCIKYWNEELSSGIFIAIFLVAIIIINIFGGIGYAEEEFWSSCLKLGATVAFMFICVVLVCGGGPDNGRYNEYWGGRLWNEDPGAFKNGFKGFCSVFVTAAFSFAGTELVGLAAAESENPTKALPGAIKQVFWRITLFYVLGLTFIGLLIKCTDERLNISGYANAKASPFVLVGEYAGLNGLNHFMNVIILVSVLSLGVSCVYGGSRTLTAMAQNGYAPKIFSYIDRGGRPLISVSVHILMGFIAFVNLDPKGGEIFDWLLALSGLSTLFTWGSICVAHIRFRKAWARQGHTLDEIPFRAAFGVAGSYFSLGLIVLVLIAQFYIAIVAPPGSDGMGTVEGFFISYLALPVVLVFWAIGYLWKREGWISIDKIDVDTGRREHNWDEINAERAKIATWPAWRRFINKIM, from the exons ATGGAAAAGAGTTCCAGCGACAACCCGACTAATGTCGGCCAGGAGAAGGGCAACACAGTGACCGAGCAGTCTGGAGATGTCCAGACTGGCGGCGGCTTCGCCTTTCAGGAGGAGTCCTACTGGACCCGAAATGGTCTCACCCTCGAGTCCTTCCAGCGACGCAAGGACACAACCAACGTTGAACTTGATCGTCGTATGAAGCCTCGCCATCTTCAAATGATTGCTATCGGTGGTTCCATCGGTGCAGGTTTCTTCGTCGGATCTGGAAAGGCTCTCTACAATGGC GGTCCCGGATCTGTTCTTATTGATTTCCTTCTGATCGGTGCTATGATCTTTAATGTCG TCTTCGCTCTTGGTGAACTTGCCGTCATGTACCCCGTGAACGGTGGTTTCTACATCTACTCGTCCCGCTTCATCGATCCCTCGTGGGGTTTCGCCATGGGTTGGAACTATGTCGCACAATGGGCTACCGTTCTGCCACTTGAATTGACCGTCTGCGCTGTCTGTATCAAATATTGGAATGAAGAGCTTTCATCTGGAATCTTCATTGCCATCTTCCTCGTTgccattatcatcatcaacatcttcgGTGGTATTGGTTATGCTGAAGAAGAATTTTGGTCGTCCTGCCTGAAGCTTGGAGCTACCGTCGCTTTCATGTTCATTTGTGTTGTCCTCGTTTGTGGCGGTGGTCCCGACAACGGCCGATACAATGAGTACTGGGGTGGTAGACTTTGGAATGAGGACCCCGGTGCTTTCAAGAACGGCTTCAAGGGATTCTGTTCAGTCTTTGTTACTGCTGCTTTCTCCTTTGCTGGTACTGAGTTGGTTGGTCTTGCCGCTGCCGAGTCTGAGAACCCTACCAAAGCCCTCCCTGGTGCCATCAAGCAGGTTTTCTGGCGTATTACCCTCTTCTACGTTCTCGGCCTCACCTTCATCGGTCTCCTCATCAAGTGCACTGATGAGCGACTCAACATTTCCGGTTACGCCAACGCCAAGGCTTCTCCTTTTGTCCTTGTTGGCGAGTACGCTGGTCTCAACGGTCTCAACCACTTCATGAACGTCATCATTCTCGTGTCGGTTCTGTCTCTCGGTGTGTCGTGTGTTTATGGTGGTTCCCGTACCCTGACTGCTATGGCTCAGAACGGATATGCTCCCAAGATCTTCTCCTACATTGACCGTGGTGGTCGTCCCCTTATCTCCGTCTCAGTCCATATTCTCATGGGTTTCATCGCCTTTGTCAACCTTGACCCCAAGGGCGGCGAGATCTTTGACTGGCTCCTTGCCCTTTCTGGTCTTTCAACTCTCTTTACTTGGGGTTCCATCTGCGTTGCCCACATTCGCTTCCGTAAGGCTTGGGCCCGTCAGGGTCACACTCTGGACGAGATTCCTTTCAGGGCTGCCTTTGGTGTCGCTGGCTCCTACTTCAGTCTTGGCCTGATCGTTCTCGTCCTTATCGCTCAGTTCTATATTGCTATTGTTGCTCCTCCAGGATCTGATGGTATGGGAACCGTCGAGGGTTTCTTTATCTCTTACCTTGCTTTGCCTGTTGTCCTGGTCTTCTGGGCTATCGGATACCTCTGGAAGCGCGAAGGATGGATCTCGATCGATAAGATTGATGTCGACACTGGCCGACGTGAGCACAACTGGGACGAGATCAACGCTGAACGTGCCAAGATCGCTACTTGGCCTGCTTGGCGAcgcttcatcaacaagatcATGTAA